One Olleya sp. Hel_I_94 genomic window, CCGCCTGTATGTAAAATAATGGATTACAAGAAGTTTCTTTATGAACAGAAGAAGCGGGAAAAAGCATTAAAATCCAAGGCTACAAAAGTTGTTATCAAAGAAATTCGATTTGGTCCTCAAACAGATGACCATGATTACGAATTTAAAAAGAAACACGCCGAGAAATTCTTAAAAGAAGGTGCAAAGCTAAAAGCTTTTGTTTTCTTTAAAGGGAGATCAATTGTGTTTAAAGAGCAAGGACAAATATTATTATTACGATTAGCTCAAGATTTGGAAGAATTTGGAAAAGTAGAGCAAATGCCAAGACTTGAAGGAAAGCGTATGACCATGTTTATTGCTCC contains:
- the infC gene encoding translation initiation factor IF-3; protein product: MKEDQHNINGKIRAEKVRLVGENVEVGIYTTKEAREFAREQELDLVEISPKADPPVCKIMDYKKFLYEQKKREKALKSKATKVVIKEIRFGPQTDDHDYEFKKKHAEKFLKEGAKLKAFVFFKGRSIVFKEQGQILLLRLAQDLEEFGKVEQMPRLEGKRMTMFIAPKK